One part of the Treponema peruense genome encodes these proteins:
- the pnp gene encoding polyribonucleotide nucleotidyltransferase translates to MIQRVTKKIGDTDLILETGKIGKQANGCVYAQFGGTAVIATVCASSNVTEGMDFVPVTVDYNEKFYAAGKIPGGFVKREGRPKDKEILVSRLIDRPMRPLFEPTFGREIQIVPTCVSVDGKNPPDILAVIAASAAVTISDIPFHGPVAGVRVCYLNGEYVLNPTYEQIEKSQLEIVVAGTKDGFTMVEGGANEAGEDVMLGALEKAQDFIREMCILQEELQKLAGKDKLPLAPLDVKLENAEAIEAEAVPLMKEACFQKGKMARGNAVKAVKKQVAEHYKEQLEDDVQARLYDALFDDIQYKILRSSILDKGLRIDGRGTEDIRPITCEVNVLPRPHGSALFTRGETQSLAVTTLGTAMDEQVYDDIEGDRSENFILHYNFPPYSVGEVGKLSTGRREIGHGNLARRSLAPMIPSRDEFPYTIRVVSEIMESNGSSSQASTCGGCLSLLAAGVPMKKMVAGIAMGLITDGPQYKKYAILSDILGEEDHLGDMDFKVAGTRDGITGFQMDIKIAGVSMDIMRKALDQAKRGRNHILDIMEKCINKPQPISQYAPKIDSLKIPVDKIGALIGPGGKNVKSLCQQYGVTINTDDDGTVTIYGKTAISTDAAKAAVKGICEDPEPGTIYNGTVKRIMDFGAFVEILPGKEGLCHISKLSRSRVEKVTDVLKEGQVIPVKLLEVDKMGRLNLSYIDAIEDQARKNG, encoded by the coding sequence ATGATTCAAAGAGTAACGAAAAAAATCGGTGACACAGACCTGATCCTTGAGACAGGTAAAATTGGAAAGCAGGCTAACGGCTGCGTTTATGCACAGTTCGGAGGCACTGCCGTCATAGCTACGGTTTGCGCTTCAAGCAACGTAACGGAAGGTATGGATTTTGTTCCCGTTACTGTCGATTATAATGAGAAATTTTATGCCGCAGGAAAAATTCCCGGCGGATTTGTAAAGCGTGAAGGTCGTCCAAAGGATAAGGAAATTCTTGTAAGCCGCCTTATTGACAGACCTATGAGACCTCTTTTTGAACCTACATTCGGACGCGAAATTCAGATTGTTCCGACATGTGTTTCTGTTGACGGAAAAAACCCTCCTGATATTCTTGCAGTAATTGCTGCTTCTGCTGCTGTTACAATCAGTGATATTCCGTTCCATGGTCCTGTTGCAGGTGTTCGCGTCTGCTACCTTAACGGTGAATATGTTCTTAACCCTACATATGAGCAGATTGAAAAGTCCCAGCTCGAAATTGTTGTTGCCGGAACAAAAGACGGATTTACAATGGTTGAAGGCGGTGCAAATGAAGCCGGTGAAGATGTTATGCTTGGCGCTCTTGAAAAAGCACAGGACTTTATCAGGGAGATGTGTATTCTTCAGGAAGAACTCCAGAAGCTTGCAGGAAAAGACAAGCTTCCTCTTGCTCCTCTTGATGTTAAACTTGAAAATGCAGAAGCTATTGAAGCAGAAGCTGTTCCTCTTATGAAGGAAGCCTGCTTCCAGAAGGGAAAAATGGCCCGCGGAAATGCAGTCAAGGCTGTAAAGAAGCAGGTTGCCGAGCACTATAAGGAGCAGCTTGAAGATGATGTTCAGGCACGCCTTTATGATGCTCTTTTTGATGACATCCAGTACAAAATTCTGCGTTCAAGCATTCTTGACAAGGGACTCAGAATTGACGGTCGCGGAACAGAAGATATCCGCCCGATTACATGCGAAGTAAATGTTCTTCCACGTCCACACGGAAGTGCACTCTTTACACGCGGCGAAACACAGTCTCTTGCTGTTACTACTCTTGGAACTGCAATGGACGAGCAGGTTTATGACGATATTGAAGGTGATCGCAGCGAGAATTTTATTCTTCACTATAACTTCCCGCCGTATTCTGTAGGTGAAGTAGGTAAACTTTCTACAGGACGCCGCGAAATTGGACACGGAAACCTTGCACGCCGTTCACTTGCACCGATGATTCCTTCAAGGGACGAATTCCCGTATACAATCCGTGTTGTTTCTGAAATTATGGAATCAAACGGTTCTTCATCACAGGCTTCTACCTGTGGCGGATGTCTTTCACTTCTTGCTGCCGGTGTTCCTATGAAAAAGATGGTTGCAGGTATTGCTATGGGTCTTATTACAGACGGACCGCAGTACAAAAAGTATGCAATTCTTTCTGATATTCTTGGTGAAGAAGATCATCTTGGAGACATGGACTTTAAGGTAGCCGGTACAAGAGACGGTATTACAGGCTTCCAGATGGATATCAAGATTGCCGGTGTTTCTATGGACATTATGCGCAAGGCTCTTGATCAGGCCAAACGCGGACGCAATCATATTCTTGACATAATGGAAAAGTGCATTAACAAACCGCAGCCAATAAGCCAGTATGCCCCGAAAATTGACAGTCTTAAGATCCCTGTAGACAAGATTGGTGCCCTTATCGGACCGGGCGGAAAGAACGTAAAGTCTTTGTGCCAGCAGTATGGTGTTACAATCAACACTGACGATGACGGAACAGTTACAATCTACGGAAAGACAGCTATTTCTACGGATGCAGCAAAGGCAGCCGTTAAGGGAATCTGCGAAGATCCGGAGCCGGGTACAATTTACAACGGAACAGTAAAGCGCATTATGGACTTTGGTGCTTTCGTTGAAATTCTTCCTGGAAAAGAAGGTCTTTGCCATATTTCAAAGCTTTCAAGAAGCCGCGTAGAAAAGGTTACCGATGTTCTTAAGGAAGGACAGGTAATTCCTGTAAAACTTCTTGAAGTAGACAAGATGGGAAGACTTAATCTTTCTTATATTGATGCCATTGAAGATCAGGCCAGGAAAAACGGCTGA
- the rpsO gene encoding 30S ribosomal protein S15 — protein MALTKETTSSIVTKFGAGATDTGNAKVQIALLTERIKELTAHCKQFPKDACASRGLLKVVGSRRKMLKYLQRKDLETYRSLIKELGIRK, from the coding sequence ATGGCACTTACAAAAGAAACAACTTCATCTATCGTAACGAAGTTTGGAGCCGGAGCAACAGACACCGGCAATGCAAAAGTTCAGATTGCACTTCTTACAGAGCGCATTAAGGAACTTACCGCACACTGCAAGCAGTTTCCCAAGGACGCTTGTGCTTCACGCGGTCTTCTTAAGGTAGTAGGATCACGCCGCAAGATGCTTAAGTATCTTCAGCGCAAGGATCTTGAGACATACCGCTCTCTTATTAAGGAACTTGGTATTCGCAAGTAA
- the truB gene encoding tRNA pseudouridine(55) synthase TruB, whose protein sequence is MNKKYSPSGVMLYAKTPGITSFSSLWSIKHALGTDKVGHTGTLDSFAEGLLVVLSGSLTHLVPHITGFTKTYRAVVCFGRGTDTLDPGGAVTATGRAPSKEEIETVLPSFTGALLQTPPVYSAVHVGGKRASDMARTGKAVTMESRQVFVYSNTMLDYRAASDSDPCSYALLEIVCSKGTYIRALARDIAQACGTCAHLSALRRTSVGPFKLEDAACVSMLGEFTIDSGIKNDMRFQKERDRLSEKIAADKKKNRVTDPQEVVDDIRSHFRMFTPELASLCGFRCDTLKEEFLRSYLNGRPLSSRMFTKDQGPEKDYIFYNPDEISVFYPDRSFAGIIKINEDYRLSYGFVVPPEKEKKISVFSWDEVSGRAFPVEWLAKGTSVSVGSFDGFHSGHAKLVDGVLAGSGLVSGILMFRKSFRSFDSDYQGDVSTLRQRIDYCAQKGVDFVVVIDFSDEFSRMEGSVFVRKLLSLLNMKRLVEGKDFRCGYKGSLDMESLRKMSVESGFELVCVDNVDFNGERVSSSRIRDSVKKACFADVQKMLLRPFSYDCSGFDWKISKKKSSSDFSWFETESSSEQVLPSDGDYNVVAVLSDGSSEKDPSGLNTLHTVCSVSGGRISLLLPAAGTSERVRTVNFIPAV, encoded by the coding sequence ATGAATAAAAAATATTCTCCTTCCGGGGTTATGCTTTATGCAAAGACTCCGGGAATTACAAGTTTTTCTTCTCTCTGGAGTATCAAACATGCACTCGGTACAGATAAGGTAGGGCATACAGGTACACTCGATTCGTTTGCCGAAGGTCTTCTGGTTGTACTGAGTGGAAGTCTTACGCATCTTGTTCCGCATATAACCGGGTTTACTAAAACTTACAGGGCTGTTGTCTGTTTTGGACGCGGTACCGATACACTTGACCCGGGCGGAGCTGTTACTGCAACAGGCCGTGCTCCTTCAAAAGAAGAAATTGAGACTGTGCTTCCGTCGTTTACAGGAGCCCTTCTTCAGACACCGCCTGTTTATTCTGCAGTTCATGTTGGCGGAAAACGTGCCAGCGATATGGCCAGAACCGGAAAAGCCGTCACTATGGAAAGCCGTCAGGTTTTTGTCTATTCAAACACAATGCTCGATTACCGTGCTGCAAGTGACAGTGACCCGTGTTCCTATGCTCTTCTTGAAATTGTCTGTTCAAAGGGAACGTATATCAGGGCTTTGGCAAGGGATATTGCACAGGCGTGCGGAACCTGCGCGCATTTGAGTGCTTTAAGAAGAACTTCTGTTGGTCCGTTCAAACTTGAAGATGCTGCATGTGTTTCTATGCTCGGGGAATTTACAATAGACTCTGGAATAAAAAACGATATGCGCTTTCAAAAAGAGCGTGACAGGCTTTCGGAAAAAATTGCGGCAGACAAAAAAAAGAACCGTGTTACCGATCCGCAGGAAGTTGTAGACGACATACGCAGTCATTTTAGAATGTTTACCCCGGAACTTGCTTCTCTCTGCGGATTCAGATGCGATACGCTTAAAGAAGAATTTTTGCGTTCCTATCTTAACGGGCGTCCTCTTTCGTCACGCATGTTTACAAAAGACCAGGGACCCGAAAAAGACTATATCTTCTATAATCCCGACGAGATTTCTGTATTTTATCCTGACCGTTCTTTTGCAGGAATTATAAAAATAAATGAAGATTACAGACTTTCGTACGGATTCGTTGTTCCGCCTGAAAAAGAAAAGAAAATTTCTGTTTTTTCATGGGACGAAGTTTCAGGCAGGGCTTTTCCTGTTGAATGGCTTGCAAAGGGAACTTCTGTTTCTGTAGGAAGTTTTGACGGTTTTCACAGCGGTCATGCAAAACTTGTAGACGGTGTACTGGCAGGCAGCGGTCTTGTTTCGGGTATTCTGATGTTCAGAAAGTCATTCCGTAGTTTTGATTCAGACTACCAGGGTGATGTTTCTACTTTAAGGCAGAGAATAGATTACTGCGCTCAGAAAGGCGTTGACTTTGTTGTGGTAATTGACTTTTCTGATGAATTCAGTAGAATGGAAGGGAGCGTTTTTGTCAGAAAACTTCTGTCGTTGCTTAACATGAAAAGACTGGTAGAAGGAAAGGACTTCAGGTGCGGTTACAAAGGTTCACTTGATATGGAAAGCCTTCGCAAAATGTCTGTTGAGTCAGGTTTTGAGCTGGTTTGTGTTGACAATGTGGATTTTAACGGTGAACGTGTAAGTTCTTCAAGAATACGTGATTCTGTTAAAAAGGCCTGTTTTGCAGATGTTCAGAAAATGCTTTTAAGACCGTTTTCATACGATTGTTCGGGATTTGACTGGAAGATTTCCAAAAAAAAGTCTTCGAGTGATTTTTCGTGGTTTGAAACGGAGTCTTCTTCGGAACAGGTTCTGCCTTCTGACGGAGACTATAATGTTGTTGCAGTTTTGTCCGACGGAAGTTCTGAAAAAGATCCTTCCGGGCTGAATACACTGCATACCGTTTGTTCAGTAAGCGGGGGACGCATTTCTTTGCTTCTTCCTGCGGCTGGTACATCGGAGCGTGTACGGACTGTAAATTTTATTCCCGCCGTATAA
- the rbfA gene encoding 30S ribosome-binding factor RbfA, which translates to MGQYRLIRLGEQIKQEIATMLLRHEVKDPRVNEFLTINRVEVAGDLAYAKVYVSSFMDDKAVERGVEGLQSAAGFIQSCIAKKLSIYKFPKFTFIADFSMKEGYKMVQKLNALESERKSDE; encoded by the coding sequence ATGGGACAATACAGGCTTATACGCCTTGGTGAACAGATAAAGCAGGAAATTGCCACAATGCTTTTGCGGCACGAAGTTAAAGATCCGCGTGTAAACGAGTTTCTTACAATCAACCGTGTTGAAGTAGCAGGCGATCTTGCCTATGCAAAAGTTTATGTTTCATCATTTATGGATGACAAAGCCGTAGAGCGCGGTGTAGAAGGTCTTCAGAGTGCGGCTGGTTTTATTCAGTCTTGCATTGCAAAAAAACTTTCTATATATAAGTTTCCGAAGTTTACGTTTATTGCCGACTTCAGTATGAAGGAAGGTTATAAGATGGTACAGAAACTGAATGCGCTTGAGTCAGAAAGAAAATCTGATGAATAA
- the infB gene encoding translation initiation factor IF-2, with protein MADESEKKPEFVLNKKEKTTESQPKKKVVVIKRKTTGAAGTASTSPKEPKKEPHRVVVAKKAPESSAKPEDTKSAVVPESKPASRPASAESEKPAQPQTTSAESKPAQKSQVQTFELHSARPNVKAGNLSGGPRGRYGNGGYNRRDGGGFTGTQAREGYQSRERTGGYNNGGQRTGGFNNGSRQGGYNNGGQRTGGFNNGSRQGGYNNGGQRTGGFNNGPRQGGFGGGRPGFGGGAGRPGQGAPRPGFGGGAGRPFSDPSAIAGNKVPAKKQFKGKKQVYNRKNKEDVFDENELYQNKKREATPASVVPSKIDIMETISVSDLAKKMNLKASEIIAKLMSMGMMVTINQYIDSDTATILASEYNCQVHLVSLYDETVIESDQGSEESIRLRPPIVTVMGHVDHGKTKTLDAIRNTNVVDGEAGGITQKIGAYQVATPKGVITFLDTPGHEAFTMMRARGAQITDIVVLVVAADDGVMPQTLEAINHAKDAKVPIIVAVNKIDKPEANPDRVMTQLSERGLTPEAWGGDTQYVNISALKREGIDDLLDAILVQAEMLELKAQYDCRAEGKVIESRIDQGRGVVTSVIIQRGTLHTGDPFVAGIYSGRVRAIFNDRGQKIHEATPSMPVEILGIESMPNAGDPFQVTETEKNARAFAAKRQELRRLEEAKAVKKVTLDNLYSTIEQKEIKEFKVVIKADLQGSAEALKTSLEKLSTRDIRLVVIHSSAGAINESDVMLAAADDNAIIIGFNVRPTPKAKLLADQEKIEIRKYNIIYKCVEEITQAMEGMLKPDTKEEVTGTAEVRNTFKVPKVGTIAGCYVTDGIIKRSSNVNIIRDGVVKYTGKVASLKRFKEDAKEVREGFECGLGIENWQDIQVGDQIEAFEFVEVARKLGQTLVDEKAEMERKEALRASGSEEAVSTDAE; from the coding sequence ATGGCGGATGAATCAGAAAAAAAGCCCGAATTTGTTTTGAACAAAAAAGAGAAGACAACAGAGTCTCAGCCAAAAAAGAAAGTGGTTGTCATCAAGCGCAAAACCACAGGTGCTGCCGGCACAGCTTCAACTTCACCCAAGGAACCTAAAAAGGAACCTCACAGGGTTGTAGTAGCAAAGAAGGCTCCTGAATCATCCGCTAAACCGGAAGATACTAAGAGTGCTGTAGTTCCGGAATCAAAGCCTGCTTCACGTCCTGCAAGTGCAGAAAGTGAAAAACCCGCACAGCCCCAGACCACTTCTGCAGAATCAAAGCCTGCACAGAAGTCCCAGGTACAGACGTTTGAGCTTCACAGTGCCAGACCTAATGTCAAGGCAGGAAACCTCAGTGGCGGACCAAGGGGACGTTACGGCAACGGCGGCTACAACCGTCGCGATGGTGGTGGATTTACAGGCACACAGGCCCGTGAAGGATACCAGAGCCGTGAGCGTACCGGCGGTTACAATAACGGCGGCCAGAGAACAGGCGGCTTTAATAACGGATCGCGCCAGGGCGGCTACAATAACGGCGGCCAGAGAACAGGCGGCTTTAATAACGGATCGCGCCAGGGCGGCTACAATAACGGCGGCCAGAGAACAGGTGGCTTTAATAACGGACCGCGCCAGGGTGGTTTTGGCGGCGGAAGGCCTGGTTTCGGCGGTGGTGCTGGAAGACCGGGACAGGGCGCTCCCAGACCGGGTTTTGGTGGCGGTGCCGGAAGACCGTTCAGCGACCCTTCTGCAATTGCCGGAAACAAGGTTCCTGCAAAGAAGCAGTTCAAGGGCAAAAAGCAGGTTTATAACAGAAAGAACAAAGAAGATGTCTTTGATGAGAATGAGCTTTACCAGAACAAAAAGCGTGAGGCAACTCCTGCCAGCGTAGTTCCTTCAAAGATAGATATAATGGAAACAATTTCTGTTTCTGATCTTGCAAAGAAGATGAATCTCAAGGCAAGTGAAATTATCGCAAAACTTATGTCAATGGGAATGATGGTTACAATTAACCAGTATATTGACAGCGATACTGCGACAATTCTTGCTTCTGAATATAACTGTCAGGTTCATCTTGTAAGCCTTTATGACGAAACGGTTATTGAAAGCGATCAGGGCAGTGAAGAAAGCATCCGCCTTCGTCCTCCGATTGTTACTGTAATGGGTCATGTAGACCACGGTAAGACAAAGACACTTGATGCCATACGCAATACAAATGTCGTTGACGGTGAGGCTGGAGGTATTACACAGAAAATCGGTGCTTATCAGGTTGCAACACCAAAGGGTGTCATTACATTCCTTGATACACCGGGTCACGAAGCGTTTACAATGATGCGCGCCCGCGGTGCACAGATTACTGATATTGTAGTTCTTGTTGTTGCTGCAGATGACGGTGTTATGCCCCAGACTCTCGAAGCCATAAACCACGCAAAGGACGCAAAAGTTCCGATCATTGTTGCAGTAAACAAAATCGACAAGCCTGAAGCAAATCCTGACCGCGTTATGACACAGCTTTCTGAGCGTGGACTTACTCCAGAAGCATGGGGCGGCGATACACAGTACGTAAATATTTCGGCCCTCAAGAGAGAAGGAATTGATGATCTTCTTGATGCAATTCTTGTTCAGGCAGAAATGCTGGAACTCAAGGCACAGTATGACTGCCGTGCAGAAGGTAAGGTTATTGAAAGCCGCATAGATCAGGGACGCGGTGTTGTTACTTCTGTTATTATTCAGAGGGGAACTCTCCATACCGGTGATCCTTTTGTTGCAGGAATTTATTCAGGCCGCGTAAGGGCTATTTTCAACGATCGCGGTCAGAAAATCCATGAAGCAACTCCTTCAATGCCTGTTGAAATTCTTGGTATTGAAAGCATGCCGAATGCCGGTGATCCGTTCCAGGTTACTGAAACAGAAAAGAATGCCCGCGCATTTGCTGCAAAAAGACAAGAACTCAGAAGACTTGAAGAAGCAAAAGCCGTCAAGAAGGTTACTCTCGACAATCTTTATTCCACAATTGAACAGAAAGAAATCAAGGAATTCAAGGTTGTTATCAAGGCCGATCTTCAGGGTAGTGCCGAAGCTCTCAAGACTTCACTTGAAAAGCTTTCTACCCGCGATATAAGACTTGTTGTAATTCATTCAAGTGCAGGTGCAATCAACGAAAGCGACGTTATGCTTGCTGCTGCTGATGACAATGCAATTATTATCGGATTCAACGTACGCCCGACTCCGAAGGCAAAGCTTCTTGCAGACCAGGAAAAAATCGAGATACGCAAGTACAATATTATCTACAAGTGTGTTGAAGAAATTACCCAGGCTATGGAAGGTATGCTTAAGCCCGATACAAAGGAAGAAGTTACCGGTACAGCCGAAGTCCGCAATACATTCAAGGTTCCTAAAGTCGGAACAATTGCCGGATGTTATGTTACCGATGGTATTATCAAGCGCTCAAGCAATGTCAATATCATTCGCGACGGTGTTGTTAAATATACTGGAAAGGTTGCTTCTCTCAAGAGGTTCAAGGAAGACGCAAAAGAAGTTCGTGAAGGATTTGAATGTGGTCTTGGAATTGAAAACTGGCAGGATATCCAGGTTGGAGACCAGATTGAAGCATTCGAATTTGTTGAGGTTGCCAGAAAACTTGGACAGACGCTTGTTGACGAAAAAGCCGAAATGGAAAGAAAAGAGGCCCTTCGTGCTTCTGGTTCCGAAGAAGCTGTTTCGACCGACGCAGAATAG
- the nusA gene encoding transcription termination factor NusA, with protein sequence MSEMADAIRALSAEKGISEDSIRQTIENTIKAAYKRTFGTSDNCIVKFADDNSDVDVYSRKTIVDGVYDPVMEIELEDALKLSSDSELGDEIDIRIDPHDFERSAVTTGKQAAHQALGESFKDNLYNEYKSKIGEVIIGYYQREHKGSIYVDLGKVEGVLPVKYQSPRETYEKNDRIKALIVDIKKTSSGIQLVLSRSDPKLVENILSVDVPEIADKIVTIKKVVREAGYRTKIAVVSDKSDVDPVGACVGLKGTRIQNVIRELSGEKIDVLRYDEDPHVFIKNALSPAEVKKVIVLDEDKKLALAVVSESEFSIAIGKQGQNVRLANRLCDWNIDVKTEEQAAEMDVSETDARKAAENLFNGDSENYEEITSVAQLSGIEPRVVELLKNAELDDIERFVAAAKDGSALKVEGLTQEDIDAVSKVINDTVEFEEEDAADAAAEDAQPQEVSDDEEEEYFCPECGAKISLDMSHCPKCGVELVFEEE encoded by the coding sequence ATGTCAGAAATGGCAGATGCAATCCGTGCGCTTTCCGCAGAAAAGGGTATCAGCGAGGATTCAATCAGGCAGACAATTGAAAACACAATTAAGGCGGCTTACAAGAGAACTTTCGGAACATCGGACAACTGTATAGTTAAATTTGCCGATGACAATTCTGATGTTGACGTTTATTCCCGTAAGACTATTGTTGACGGAGTTTATGATCCTGTTATGGAAATAGAACTTGAGGATGCGCTTAAACTTTCTTCTGACAGCGAACTCGGTGACGAAATAGACATCCGCATTGATCCGCATGACTTTGAGCGTTCTGCAGTTACTACAGGAAAACAGGCTGCACACCAGGCTCTGGGCGAAAGTTTCAAGGATAATCTTTACAACGAATACAAGTCAAAGATCGGTGAGGTTATAATTGGATACTACCAGCGTGAGCATAAGGGAAGCATTTATGTAGATCTCGGAAAGGTCGAAGGCGTGCTTCCTGTAAAATACCAGAGTCCGCGCGAAACTTACGAAAAGAATGACAGAATAAAGGCACTTATTGTAGATATAAAGAAAACTTCTTCTGGTATTCAGCTTGTTTTGAGTCGCAGCGATCCTAAACTTGTAGAAAACATTCTTTCCGTTGATGTTCCAGAAATTGCAGATAAGATTGTTACCATAAAGAAAGTTGTACGCGAAGCCGGTTACAGAACAAAGATTGCTGTTGTAAGTGACAAGAGTGATGTTGATCCGGTTGGCGCATGTGTTGGTCTTAAGGGAACACGTATACAGAATGTTATTCGTGAACTTTCAGGTGAAAAAATTGATGTTCTCAGATATGACGAAGATCCGCATGTGTTCATCAAAAATGCACTTTCACCTGCCGAAGTCAAGAAAGTTATTGTTCTTGATGAAGACAAAAAGCTTGCTCTTGCCGTTGTTTCTGAATCTGAATTTTCAATTGCAATCGGTAAGCAGGGACAGAACGTTCGTCTTGCAAACAGACTCTGCGACTGGAATATTGATGTCAAGACAGAAGAACAGGCTGCCGAAATGGATGTTTCCGAAACAGATGCACGCAAGGCCGCAGAAAATCTGTTCAACGGGGATTCTGAAAATTACGAAGAAATAACTTCTGTCGCACAGCTTTCTGGCATTGAACCGAGAGTTGTTGAACTTCTCAAGAATGCAGAACTTGATGACATTGAGCGTTTTGTTGCTGCAGCAAAGGACGGAAGTGCACTTAAGGTAGAAGGACTTACACAGGAAGATATTGATGCTGTAAGTAAGGTTATAAACGATACTGTAGAATTTGAGGAAGAAGATGCCGCAGATGCTGCCGCTGAAGATGCACAGCCGCAGGAAGTTTCTGATGACGAAGAAGAAGAGTACTTCTGCCCTGAATGCGGTGCAAAAATATCTCTTGATATGTCTCATTGTCCAAAATGCGGTGTTGAGTTAGTATTTGAAGAGGAGTAA
- a CDS encoding LSm family protein, whose product MEYISPEKNPYFKDCSAVVEAEGFKLVELQVVPQHGAVRVSAVIASKDPSKDIGVSDCAKAHRALQPKLIALLHKSEDDVSMEVCSPGMERNFKNAAEFSVFTGREVRVWDKTVGDWVRGIIKSSDTEQVTLELEAGGEKSVAYNDIAKAKFIHL is encoded by the coding sequence TTGGAATATATTTCTCCGGAAAAAAATCCCTATTTCAAGGACTGTTCCGCTGTAGTAGAGGCGGAGGGTTTTAAACTTGTGGAACTGCAGGTTGTTCCACAGCACGGAGCTGTTCGTGTATCTGCAGTTATCGCGTCAAAGGATCCCTCAAAGGACATTGGTGTTTCTGACTGTGCAAAGGCACACCGCGCTCTTCAGCCAAAGTTAATTGCATTGCTTCACAAGTCCGAGGACGATGTTTCCATGGAAGTGTGTTCTCCCGGAATGGAACGCAATTTCAAAAATGCCGCAGAATTTTCTGTCTTTACCGGCCGTGAAGTACGTGTATGGGACAAAACTGTCGGTGACTGGGTTCGCGGCATAATAAAATCTTCTGATACAGAACAGGTTACACTGGAACTAGAGGCTGGCGGTGAAAAATCCGTAGCCTATAATGATATTGCCAAGGCAAAATTTATACATTTATAA
- a CDS encoding RluA family pseudouridine synthase: MERISVLFENEEILVVNKPFGLAVQGGKGVGRSLDDELSAQVGYRVHLVHRLDKDTSGILVVAKNTQSAAKWTSLIGGGLVKKQYMAVCTGEPDSGGTGKGKIETSVTAHGKVQSALTYFTVEKRTSVAVETEGGLKEIPLFLLKLELGTGRMHQLRIQLAGARSPIAADDQHGDFKTNKLLRKAGIKKLQLAAVCLNLKVPGVPEKIEIPLPFHMQETLEKYFGY; this comes from the coding sequence ATGGAACGCATTTCAGTATTATTTGAAAACGAAGAGATTCTTGTCGTAAACAAGCCGTTCGGACTTGCTGTCCAGGGCGGTAAGGGCGTGGGCCGCTCCCTTGATGATGAACTGTCGGCACAGGTAGGTTACAGAGTTCATCTTGTTCACAGGCTGGACAAAGATACGTCGGGGATTCTTGTAGTTGCAAAAAACACGCAGTCAGCCGCAAAATGGACGTCTCTTATCGGCGGCGGCCTTGTAAAAAAACAGTACATGGCCGTTTGCACAGGAGAACCTGATTCCGGAGGAACAGGGAAGGGCAAAATAGAAACTTCAGTTACCGCACACGGAAAAGTTCAGTCTGCCCTGACATATTTTACCGTAGAAAAGCGCACATCTGTTGCCGTAGAAACAGAAGGCGGCCTTAAGGAGATTCCGCTTTTTCTTTTGAAACTTGAACTTGGGACAGGCCGTATGCACCAGCTCAGAATACAACTTGCGGGAGCCCGTTCCCCCATTGCGGCAGATGACCAGCACGGTGACTTTAAAACAAACAAACTTCTTCGCAAAGCCGGAATAAAAAAACTTCAGCTTGCGGCTGTCTGCCTTAATCTAAAAGTACCGGGAGTTCCTGAAAAAATAGAAATTCCGCTTCCTTTCCATATGCAGGAAACTCTGGAAAAGTACTTTGGTTATTGA
- a CDS encoding PTS sugar transporter subunit IIA, giving the protein MEDDILTIEEVAKYLRVSERTVYDWAQKGEIPSGKIGTVWRFKKAEIEKWVNERLSSSSRPAATDISVQVKSILSPERIVFMNHQTKRDALVRLAANLATAPQIKDARELETEIIKREELMSTSIGRGLAIPHVRLSSVTDLVVSVGISKCDIIDFQPIDDIPVRLLFMIAAAYNQHSYYLQTLSFFSSKLKDADLRNSLLNAENSMDAYNLLIK; this is encoded by the coding sequence GTGGAAGACGATATTCTTACTATAGAGGAAGTTGCAAAATATCTTCGCGTCAGTGAACGCACTGTTTATGACTGGGCACAGAAAGGTGAAATTCCAAGCGGAAAAATCGGAACTGTATGGCGTTTCAAAAAAGCAGAAATAGAAAAATGGGTGAACGAGCGTCTTTCTTCATCTTCGCGCCCTGCTGCAACCGATATTTCGGTGCAGGTAAAAAGCATTCTGTCTCCCGAGCGTATTGTTTTTATGAATCACCAGACAAAAAGAGATGCACTTGTAAGACTTGCCGCAAATCTGGCTACAGCTCCGCAGATTAAAGATGCACGCGAGCTTGAAACAGAGATTATAAAGCGCGAAGAACTTATGTCTACTTCTATAGGAAGGGGACTTGCAATTCCTCATGTAAGACTTTCGAGTGTTACTGACCTTGTTGTTTCTGTGGGAATCTCAAAATGCGATATAATTGATTTCCAGCCGATTGACGATATTCCGGTAAGGCTTCTGTTTATGATTGCCGCTGCATACAACCAGCACAGCTATTATCTTCAGACGCTTTCGTTTTTCAGCTCAAAGCTTAAGGATGCTGACTTAAGAAATTCCCTTCTGAATGCAGAAAATTCCATGGACGCGTACAATCTTCTTATAAAATAA